The following are encoded together in the Glycine soja cultivar W05 chromosome 5, ASM419377v2, whole genome shotgun sequence genome:
- the LOC114412251 gene encoding expansin-like B1: MALSLLCPLLATFLFMQTMADTSFVQSRAAFYPNSQENGTDVGACEFGSFGATVNGGDVSAASNLYRNGVGCGACYQVRCGNSALCSGNGVTVVITDQGSGHNTDFILSQRAFGRMALNTDAAASLLALGVVDIQYRRVSCSYPNKNITVKIHESSNNPHYLAFVIWFQQGNRDITAVQICETQNFVCKLLDRSHGAVWTTTAPPSGPLSLRMLFSPEEEGEETWVVPVNKIPQDWKAGQTYDLGVQVDQ, translated from the exons ATGGCTCTCTCTCTTTTGTGTCCTCTTCTTGCCACCTTTCTTTTCATGCAAACTATGGCAGATACTTCATTTGTTCAATCTCGTGCAGCATTTTACCCAAACTCTCAAGAAAATGGCACAGACG TTGGTGCATGTGAATTTGGTTCCTTTGGTGCCACTGTTAATGGTGGGGACGTATCAGCTGCATCTAATCTTTATCGAAATGGTGTTGGCTGTGGTGCCTGTTACCAG GTGAGATGTGGCAATAGTGCTTTATGCTCAGGCAATGGTGTGACTGTGGTTATAACTGACCAAGGCTCAGGTCATAACACTGACTTCATTCTTAGCCAACGAGCCTTTGGGAGAATGGCTCTGAACACTGACGCAGCTGCTTCTCTATTAGCTCTTGGTGTTGTTGATATTCAGTATAGACG TGTTTCATGCAGCTacccaaacaaaaacattacaGTTAAGATACATGAGAGCAGCAACAACCCTCACTATTTGGCTTTTGTCATATGGTTTCAACAAGGAAATAGAGACATAACTGCTGTCCAGATTTGTGAG ACTCAGAACTTTGTGTGCAAGTTACTGGACCGGAGTCATGGGGCAGTTTGGACCACTACAGCTCCACCTAGTGGACCTTTGTCTTTAAGGATGTTGTTTAGTCCTGAAGAAGAGGGAGAAGAAACATGGGTGGTTCCTGTTAACAAGATACCACAAGACTGGAAGGCTGGACAAACGTACGACTTAGGGGTACAAGTGGACCAATAG